A single Mangifera indica cultivar Alphonso chromosome 20, CATAS_Mindica_2.1, whole genome shotgun sequence DNA region contains:
- the LOC123204183 gene encoding G-type lectin S-receptor-like serine/threonine-protein kinase LECRK3, giving the protein MASLSLSTLILLCLLQWLPCLSASDMCSAILLDIGTGSCGFNSYCSNENGRYNCSCPPGYVFVDPTDRYSDCRPTFQQRCEANDGSRDPEELYEIRELSNVNWPLGDYERLEPYNQTTCEKDCLQGCSCAVAIFGGETCWKKRLPLSNGRFELGAKALFKVRKGDSPEFSANSGSNKGISTLLGALLLGGSVFFNVLLLVAFCLIVFVLPKRKYGNYNFQDSTMAESNLCFFTYNQLSEATDGFKEELGRGSFGIVYKGVFKTGSGNAIAVKKLDKLAQEREREFKTEVSAIGRIHHKNLVQLLGYCDEGTNRLLVYEFMSNGTLATILFALPRPDWNLRVRISLEIAKGLVYLHEECNVPIIHCDIKPQNILLDRYFNAKISDFGLSKLLLSDQSRTRTMIRGTRGYVAPEWFKNVAVSTKVDVYSYGVMLLEIICCRRSVEMETEEERREILIDWVYDCYVEGRLDVLVNEDEMAMADKCRLQKWLMVAMWCIQEDPSERPTMKMVLNMLEGYLEVPQPACSSSFGLS; this is encoded by the coding sequence ATGGCTTCTTTATCTCTCTCTACTCTAATCTTGCTTTGTCTTCTTCAATGGCTACCATGTTTGTCCGCGTCCGACATGTGTTCGGCTATTTTACTCGACATTGGTACGGGCAGCTGTGGCTTCAATAGCTACTGCTCAAATGAAAATGGGAGATATAATTGTAGCTGTCCACCCGGGTATGTATTTGTGGATCCAACAGACCGATATAGTGACTGCAGGCCGACGTTTCAGCAACGGTGTGAAGCTAACGATGGGTCAAGAGATCCAGAAGAATTGTATGAAATAAGGGAACTCAGTAACGTAAATTGGCCACTGGGAGATTATGAGAGGTTGGAACCTTATAATCAAACAACGTGTGAAAAAGATTGCTTGCAAGGTTGCTCTTGTGCTGTTGCGATATTTGGTGGCGAAACATGTTGGAAGAAGAGATTGCCACTTTCCAACGGAAGATTCGAACTCGGCGCAAAAGCTCTATTCAAAGTCAGGAAAGGAGATTCTCCAGAGTTTTCTGCCAATTCAGGCAGCAATAAAGGAATATCAACATTATTAGGAGCTCTCTTATTGGGTGGTTCTGTATTCTTCAACGTTCTTTTGCTAGTGGCTTTTTGTCTAATTGTCTTTGTGTTGCCAAAGAGAAAATAtggaaattataatttccaAGATTCAACCATGGCTGAATCAAATTTGTGTTTCTTTACTTACAATCAACTCAGTGAAGCTACAGATGGCTTCAAGGAAGAACTGGGCAGAGGTTCTTTCGGTATAGTGTACAAAGGGGTCTTCAAAACTGGTTCAGGAAATGCCATAGCAGTCAAGAAGTTGGACAAGTTAGCTCAGGAAAGGGAAAGAGAATTTAAAACCGAAGTGAGTGCAATTGGGAGAATTCATCACAAAAATTTAGTCCAATTGCTTGGATACTGTGATGAAGGTACTAATCGGCTTTTAGTATATGAATTTATGAGCAATGGGACATTGGCAACCATCCTTTTTGCTCTTCCAAGGCCTGACTGGAATCTAAGAGTCAGGATTTCCCTGGAGATTGCGAAAGGGCTTGTGTACTTGCACGAAGAATGCAATGTTCCAATTATCCATTGCGATATAAAGCCTCAAAATATACTTCTAGATCGCTACTTTAATGCAAAGATTTCAGACTTTGGATTATCAAAGTTGTTACTCTCAGATCAGTCTCGAACGCGTACCATGATCCGAGGAACTCGAGGGTATGTTGCCCCTGAATGGTTCAAGAATGTAGCTGTGTCTACCAAAGTGGATGTTTATAGTTATGGTGTTATGCTGTTAGAGATAATTTGCTGCAGAAGAAGTGTGGAGATGGaaacagaagaagaaagaagggaAATACTAATAGATTGGGTTTATGATTGCTATGTTGAAGGGAGACTAGATGTTCTggtaaatgaagatgaaatggCTATGGCAGACAAATGCAGGCTGCAAAAGTGGCTGATGGTAGCAATGTGGTGCATTCAAGAAGATCCTTCAGAAAGGCCAACAATGAAGATGGTGTTGAACATGTTAGAAGGATATTTGGAAGTTCCTCAACCCGCATGCTCTTCTTCCTTCGGCTTGAGCTGA
- the LOC123204067 gene encoding G-type lectin S-receptor-like serine/threonine-protein kinase LECRK3, with product MAYLPLPTLILLCLLQWLPCLSAANISVGLSLSTTGDNSSWLSPLGNFAFGFRQLNNSNHFLLAIWFNKIPENTIVWYADGDNPAPRGSKVEFSTQGLLLKDPENQTIWSTSPSTDVADEAAMLDTGNFVLIGNDSNYVWQSFKDPRDTILPTQRLDLGSMLISKLTETNFSKGRFELHFTNGSLELNPVAWPTRFNYKPYYSSNTYSENSSESGHQLVFNESADIYILKTNEAIVQLPSWTKLTNPSSDYYYRATLDFDGSFIEYAYAKTSDGNQGWWPLRGVPQNMCLAISQDIGRGGCGFNSYCTIKNGRYNCSCPPGYVFVDPTNRFSDCRPTFRQGCEPNDGSGDPEELYEIKEFNDLNWPLGDYERLEPYDQTMCEKDCLHDCSCAVAIFGGTKCWKKRLPLSNGRFEPNTFTKALFKVRKGDSPEFVATSGSNKGKLTLLGALLLGGSVFFNVLLLVAFCLILFVLLKRKSGNYNFQDSTMAESNLRFFTYNQLSEATDDFKEELGRGSFGIVYKGVFKTGSGIAIAVKKLDKLAQEREREFKTEVSAIGRIHHKNLVQLLGYCDEGTNRLLVYEFMSNGTLANILFALPKPDWNLRVRISLEIARGLVYLHEECNVPIIHCDIKPQNILLDHYFNAKISDFGLSKLLLSDQSRTRTMIRGTRGYVAPEWFKNVAVSAKVDVYSYGVMLLEIICCRRCVEMEAEEERREILIDWVYDCYVEGRLDVLVNEDETALADKCRLQKWLMVAIWCVQEDPSERPTMKMMLHMLEGYLEVPKPPCSYSLSLS from the coding sequence ATGGCTTATTTACCTCTGCCTACTCTAATCTTGCTTTGTCTTCTTCAATGGCTACCATGTTTGTCCGCGGCCAACATCAGTGTGGGTTTATCTCTGTCCACCACCGGTGATAACTCTTCATGGCTTTCCCCGTTGGGTAACTTCGCTTTTGGATTTCGCCAGCTTAACAATTCAAACCATTTCTTACTTGCCATCTGGTTCAACAAAATACCTGAAAATACTATTGTTTGGTACGCCGACGGAGATAACCCAGCTCCAAGAGGATCAAAAGTGGAGTTTTCAACCCAAGGCCTCTTGCTTAAAGATCCTGAAAACCAAACAATATGGAGTACAAGTCCTTCCACCGATGTTGCGGATGAAGCTGCCATGCTTGACACGGGCAACTTCGTGCTAATAGGTAATGACTCTAACTATGTTTGGCAGAGTTTTAAGGATCCTAGAGACACTATCTTACCCACGCAGAGATTGGATTTGGGTAGTATGCTGATTTCTAAGCTGACAGAAACCAATTTCTCCAAGGGCAGGTTTGAGCTCCATTTTACCAATGGAAGCCTTGAGCTCAATCCTGTAGCGTGGCCAACTAGATTCAATTATAAACCATATTATAGCAGTAATACTTACAGTGAAAATTCTTCTGAGTCTGGCCATCAGCTGGTTTTTAATGAATCAGCTGACATTTACATCTTGAAAACTAATGAAGCAATCGTTCAGTTGCCTTCATGGACAAAGTTAACAAATCCTAGTTCGGATTACTATTATCGAGCAACTTTGGACTTCGATGGAAGTTTCATAGAATATGCTTATGCAAAGACTTCCGATGGTAATCAGGGTTGGTGGCCTCTGCGAGGTGTTCCTCAGAACATGTGTTTGGCTATATCTCAGGACATTGGCAGGGGTGGCTGTGGCTTCAATAGCTACTGCACAATTAAAAATGGGAGATATAATTGCAGCTGCCCACCTGGGTATGTATTTGTGGATCCAACTAACCGATTTAGTGACTGCAGGCCAACGTTCCGGCAAGGCTGTGAACCTAATGATGGGTCAGGAGATCCAGAAGAATTGTATGAAATAAAGGAATTCAATGACTTAAATTGGCCACTGGGAGATTATGAGAGGTTGGAACCTTATGATCAAACAATGTGCGAAAAAGATTGCTTGCATGATTGCTCTTGTGCTGTTGCGATATTTGGTGGCACAAAATGTTGGAAGAAGAGATTGCCACTATCCAACGGAAGATTCGAACCCAATACGTTCACAAAAGCTCTATTCAAAGTCAGGAAAGGAGATTCTCCAGAGTTTGTTGCCACTTCAGGCAGCAATAAAggaaaattaacattattagGAGCTCTCTTATTGGGTGGTTCTGTATTCTTCAACGTTCTTTTGCTGGTGGCTTTTTGTCTAATTCTCTTTGTGTTGCTAAAGagaaaatctggaaattataatttccaAGATTCAACCATGGCTGAATCAAATTTGCGTTTCTTTACTTACAATCAACTCAGTGAAGCTACAGATGACTTCAAGGAAGAACTGGGCAGAGGTTCTTTCGGCATTGTGTACAAAGGGGTCTTCAAAACTGGTTCAGGAATTGCCATAGCGGTCAAGAAGTTGGACAAGTTAGCTCAAGAAAGGGAAAGAGAATTTAAAACCGAAGTGAGTGCAATTGGGAGAATTCATCACAAAAATTTAGTGCAGTTGCTAGGATACTGTGATGAAGGTACTAACCGGCTTTTAGTATATGAATTTATGAGCAATGGGACTTTGGCAAATATCCTTTTTGCACTTCCAAAGCCTGACTGGAACCTAAGAGTCAGGATTTCCCTGGAGATTGCGAGAGGGCTTGTGTACTTACACGAAGAATGCAATGTTCCAATCATCCATTGTGATATAAAACCTCAAAATATACTTCTAGACCACTACTTTAATGCAAAGATTTCTGACTTTGGATTATCAAAGTTGTTACTCTCAGATCAGTCTCGAACACGTACCATGATCCGAGGAACTCGAGGCTATGTTGCCCCTGAATGGTTCAAGAATGTAGCTGTGTCTGCCAAAGTGGATGTTTATAGTTACGGTGTTATGCTATTAGAGATAATTTGCTGCAGAAGATGTGTGGAGATGGAAGCGGAGGAAGAAAGAAGGGAAATACTAATAGATTGGGTTTATGATTGCTATGTTGAAGGGAGACTAGATGTTCTAGTAAATGAAGATGAAACGGCTCTGGCAGATAAATGCAGGCTGCAAAAGTGGCTGATGGTAGCTATCTGGTGCGTTCAAGAAGATCCTTCAGAAAGGCCAACAATGAAGATGATGTTGCACATGCTAGAAGGATATTTGGAAGTTCCTAAACCCCCATGCTCTTATTCCTTAAGCTTGAGTTGA